A single genomic interval of Methanotorris formicicus Mc-S-70 harbors:
- a CDS encoding serine/threonine-protein kinase — protein sequence MIREVLREIDDIERFLNKYKDYLGEDYIKYQKTLSELKIKARLKEIELKIKKALSLKSDKEYSRARVVLKDALALLENLEDETINKKIKTFNNQINLLKIQIENELLQIKNLLLGDESTINIHINPINMVFNIEEDENLKKLKQLLSKYQNPVKIGEGGFAYIFRVVKNNKIVAIKVPKELTELTGKIFLREIENWKKLNHINIVKLYDYNIHPYPYIEMEYCETDLNKIKNKLNLRDALMLIFEVLNGLKYAHNKGIIHKDLKPSNILISNGIPKITDWDLAREETSKSTTINALTLQYSAPEQITRTGIDKRTDIYQIGIILYELTTKQLPFKGDAFDIMESIKNKTPPKPSQINPLIDEELERIILKCIQKDKNKRYQSVGELQKDLANYLNMQLTTELNNSKSKNDFSRSMFYCADLVLFHLNNNDLPNALKYLYDLKYYAKKYCSEEIIKAIDNLINGLEYRIKEGIKEPSDDLKIMTKIVVEKVKMRF from the coding sequence ATGATAAGGGAAGTATTAAGAGAAATTGACGATATTGAAAGATTTTTAAATAAATATAAAGATTATTTGGGGGAGGATTACATTAAATATCAAAAAACCCTCAGTGAACTTAAAATAAAAGCCAGATTAAAAGAAATTGAATTAAAAATTAAAAAAGCACTATCTCTAAAATCAGACAAAGAATATTCAAGAGCAAGAGTGGTATTAAAAGATGCACTAGCGTTATTAGAAAATCTTGAAGATGAAACAATAAACAAAAAAATTAAAACATTTAACAATCAAATAAACCTATTAAAAATCCAAATAGAAAATGAACTCCTTCAAATCAAAAACCTTCTATTAGGGGACGAATCAACAATAAACATTCACATAAATCCAATAAATATGGTATTCAACATAGAAGAGGACGAAAATCTCAAAAAACTAAAACAACTCTTATCAAAATATCAAAATCCAGTGAAGATAGGGGAAGGGGGCTTTGCCTACATATTTAGAGTAGTAAAAAATAACAAAATCGTTGCAATAAAAGTTCCTAAGGAATTAACCGAACTAACTGGAAAGATATTTTTGAGAGAAATTGAAAATTGGAAAAAACTCAACCACATAAACATAGTTAAACTCTACGATTACAACATCCATCCCTACCCGTACATAGAAATGGAATACTGTGAAACAGATTTAAACAAAATCAAAAACAAACTAAACCTTAGAGATGCGTTAATGCTGATATTCGAGGTTTTGAATGGTTTAAAATACGCCCATAACAAAGGAATCATACATAAAGATTTAAAACCATCAAATATTTTAATTTCTAATGGAATTCCAAAAATCACCGATTGGGATTTAGCAAGGGAAGAAACATCAAAATCAACAACCATAAACGCTTTAACTCTCCAATACTCAGCACCAGAGCAAATAACCAGAACTGGAATTGATAAAAGAACAGATATTTATCAAATTGGTATTATTTTATATGAGTTAACTACAAAACAACTCCCATTCAAAGGAGATGCCTTCGATATCATGGAGAGTATTAAAAATAAAACTCCACCAAAACCATCCCAAATAAACCCACTAATTGATGAAGAATTGGAAAGAATAATATTAAAATGCATCCAAAAAGATAAAAATAAGAGATACCAATCAGTAGGAGAATTACAAAAAGATTTGGCAAATTATCTAAACATGCAATTAACTACTGAATTAAATAACTCAAAATCAAAAAATGATTTCAGTAGAAGTATGTTTTACTGTGCTGATTTGGTTTTATTCCACTTGAATAATAACGATTTACCAAATGCTTTAAAGTACCTTTATGACTTAAAATATTATGCTAAAAAATATTGTTCTGAAGAGATAATTAAAGCAATTGATAATTTAATAAATGGTTTAGAATATAGAATCAAAGAAGGTATAAAAGAGCCATCTGATGACCTAAAGATAATGACAAAGATTGTCGTTGAAAAGGTTAAAAT